The following DNA comes from Sorex araneus isolate mSorAra2 chromosome 5, mSorAra2.pri, whole genome shotgun sequence.
acagttttttttttctttttgggtcacacctggcaatgcacaggggttattcctgactctgcactcaggaaccacccctggtggtgctcaggggaccatatgggatgctgggaatcaaacccgggtcagccgcgtgcaaggcaaacaccctacccgctgtgctattgctccagtccctacagtTTTAAGACTTTTcttcacacacacctgcctgtgctcagggcttactttttttttttttagtttttcttttttattgaatcactgtgagatagacccttacaaagctgttcacgattaggtttcagtcatacagtgttcctagaacccatccctccactagttcatatttcccagcaccagtgtccccagtttccctcccatctccccatcactaccccacaaacacacagcctgcctctatggcaagagctttctctctctcttcctctctctccctccttctctctccttttgggcactgggtttgcaatacagatactaaaaggttatcagatatatccttttacctacttttacactcagttcttatccagcatgataatttccagctattattgtcatactagtcccttctctatcttactctCCGGGGGGATTACTTCCAACTCtccactcagtggtcactcctggcatagtTTAGAGGACCATATtaggtgccagggaatgaaccaggTTGGtgagcaccctgcctactgtactctcactccagtcacttttaaaaattattttactttttatactaGAAAATTTCAAACACGTAAGAAGTTGACAGAATAGTGTAATGAGCTCATTTGTATTTGTTCTACAGTTGGAAGAATGACTTTCACTTCCAATTCTTCTTACTTTCCACTTACTGGCTGCTTTTTTTCTCCTGCCCCTagaggttgttttttgttttgttttgttttcttcagttgtttgggtcacacccggtgatgcacagaggttactcctggtggtgctcaggggaccagatgggatgctgggaatcaaacctgggtcggctatgtgcaacgcaaacgccctacccgctgtggtattgctccagccccctgcccctagAGTTTTAATATTTAAGCTGTGAGACCGCGATTGTTATAGACTCCCATGTTTGCTCCAATAATGTGCTCCTTAATAAAATGTAAACTCATAATGGGTCTGTCTAATTTAGTATTTGCATTAATTCAGATTTTCTCTAGTTAAGCAGTAAgtaatcttgtttgtttttgtttttcctggttagccatgccaggcaaatgccctacccactgtactgtcctccagccttcattttatttttatttatttatttatttatttatttatttatttatttatttatgccttttgggtcacacccagcgatgccaggggttactcctggctctgcactcaggaatcacccctggcagtgcttaggggaccacataggatgctgggaatcgaacccggatctcctgcgtgcaaggcaaatgccctacctgctgtgccatcactccagccccctggattgTTTGTTGTGTTTAAAGACTTAAGTGtcttctttaaaatatgtgtaaaaCACTTGTTTTTTTAGGCATTGCAGTTCCACCTCAAGATATTCTCTATACCACTCTGGGATCTCTGATTAAAGAAAGGAAGATTTATCACACTGGAGAAGGGTACTTCATAGTTACACCCCAGACTTACTTCATCACAAATACAACCACTCAGGAAAATAAGAGGGGCCTCTCAGATGACAGTCACCCACTGCCAACCTCCATTACCTATCTTGTGAGCATGGGAAGCTGTGCAGAGTTAGCCAAAGAAAATACTTCTCCCCTTTCCCATTGTCAGTCTTGCCGGTGTTTCCCAGATGCGTGTGCTCAGGATGTACATGAGTTACTGGCTACTACTGAAGTGACTGGAAAAGGCCAGAAATGTCTCGGGGAATCCAAAGCTTTGGTACGGAATCAAGCAGTTTCAGTGTCAGAAGAGATTCATGTTCATGAGAACACCAAACCTGTGTCCTACGCAAAAGACCGAGAGAAAGGCAAGAAGTTTGGCTTTGGGCTCTTCTGGCGCAGTATATCCAGAAAGGAGAAGTCTAGAACAGAGCACACTAGTTTCTCAGCCCAGTTCCCACCGGAAGAGTGGCCTGTTCGAGATGAAGATAACTTGGATAACATCCCTCGGGACATTGAACATGAGATAATCAAACGTATTAATCCCATTCTGACAGTCGACAACTTGATCAAACATACTGCCCTCATGCAAAAATATGAGCAGAAAAAATATAATAGCCAGGGCACTTCAACTGATTTACCTATAGTCAGACATAAAAACTCTCACAAGGAGGTGCTTAAGAAAAGGCAGGGCTGGTCAGCGAAGCCTCGAAGGCAGGGCCATTTGCGTAGGGATAGACATAAGTCCAGGGGTCAGGGAAGCGATCCTAACCCTGAAAGAATTAGATTGCAGAAACAGCCCAAGCGCCTGGCTCCACAACCTACTTCCCAAATTAAAAGTGCAGATGAAGCTGTGGAGAAATCAGTTGGTGAGAATATGCCAATACTAGGTTCCCATGTGATTTATAAAAAGCAAATCAATAATCCTTTCCCGGGTTTGTCCCACAGAGGTGGGCCAATAACCAAAGGGCACAGTGTGCAGAAGACCAGTGATTTGAAACCCAGTCAATTTGGAACAAAGGGAAGGTCTGTCCGAAGGTCAGTGTCCTTGGCTTCCTCAAATGTCCTTACGGGTGATATCAAAAAGCAATATGCTGAACAATGCAATGATAAAATGAACGCAGAAGCCATTTATATGACTAATTTGACTGTCCAGCCTACCACTGATGAGCTCAAAGATCATCTCCTCAGTTACCCTCAACGTAGTGCTTTGCAAAATGGTAGCATGTGCCTGTTGAGACATGATGCATATGATGAAAGAAATAAGGCACTCCCTGAAGTGTTGGGGAAATGTTATTCTCACTTTGACACGCTAGGGGAGGTGGAAGAAGCACAGCATGACCTGCCATCTCCAGGGTCATCTTTTGAGAGAAAGTCCTCTGTTTGTAGATTTGTTGACAAAACAATGTATCAGTTTCAAAATCTTGCTCTTTTGGATTACTCAGTTGGTGTAAACCATGTGAAACCACCAGAGACCCAATACAGAGATTCAGGAGAACTCATTAAGAAGACATTTATTCAGGACACAGAGACCGCAAATCTGGAGAATGAAGGGCTTTCTGATGATGCCCAGATCTTCTATCGGAATGGAGAGGAGGAGGATGGTGCGTGCAGTTCATTGTATCTAGATGAAGATGACTTTTCTGAGGATGATGACTTATGTCAAATGTTGTCTGGCAACTTGTGGTATTCCTTCACAGGTGAAAGCAAAGAAAACCAGTTAGGAAAACTAAAGATGACTGAAAGACCTCTGACTGAGTACAACAACAATACACATAGTTTTGATCCTCAAATATTTAATGGAAGCAAATATTACAAACCCATCCAGTTGCTCACTAACCCAGCTGAAAACCAAAAACCTTCTCACTCTGCTGAAAGCCATGGCCTTACTCTGGGGACCCCATCCAGTTTTAACTATGAAGAAGAACCTAGTGTTGCTAAAATTGCACGGGCCTTAGTGCCTACTGATGGAAATATACTTGATTGCTATAGCAAAAGAAAAACCAGTTCTGAGGATGAAGCCCTTCAAGATACCCTGGGTGATGTGGCCAGTTGGAGCCCAAGTCTTCACAATCAGGATATGAAAAAACAGTCAACACAAAAGCTAGAACTTTTCAGTACTTCACATATGCCAGTGTTGGCTCAGAATATCCAACGTGAACACAGTCACTTAGAGGGGACAGAAAGCCATAGTATGGCAGGAGATAGTGGAATAGATTCCCCACGGTAAGTACATATAAAAGTATTTGATTGCCACTGTCTCACAGAAAAATGCAAACCAAGGGTCTTTTGAGTCACCGTGTGGAAGACCCTGAACAACTTTTTATTCGTTTTGGtcaacctggctgtgctcagggcttattcctggttcagtgctcagggatcactcctggcaggactcaggggaccattgcagtgccagggatggaagtcGATTCAgtagcacgcaaggcaaatgccctactgttgtgctatctctctggtcccctgaacagtttttaaatgatataattttgACATCTCTTATTGAATAAGCATATCAAGtcataataaaatcttttatataATTGGATAGAATTCATTCTTAATGTAAGCCAAGATTCCTCTACTACTAAATCttgattgttttggtttgtttttggttcacacctggcagtgctcagggcttaatcctggctttgtgattaggaatcactcctggaggtgctcggaggaccatctgggatgctggggaccaacccaggtcagccatgtgcaaaccaagtgccctacatgctgtactctctACCTGGCCCTGAGAATTTATTGTTCTGACTAGATATCGGGTCTgagaattttagaaaatgttaacaTTGTATAAATTAGCTGCTTAATCATGGTATATGCTGTTgtgaatactttaaaatataaagaaaattttagatttGTAAAGCCTTCATACTGCTTCAGAATAACAGATCAATGTATAATGCGTTAAGAACACAGTTTCCCTTTGAAAGTAATAATTGCTaccatttaaaatctttttaggaCACAGAGTCTGGCATCTAATAATTCAGTCATTTTGGATGGACTGAAAAGACGACAGAATTTTCTACAGAAGTTTGAAGGCGCAAAGACCAGCCAAACGCTCAGCCCCAATTCCTTATTGCAACTAACTCCAGCCATAAATGtttagttcttatttttcttttaggaaattGTTTTTGTAAAAATGTACAGCATTGATATAGACTTCTAATCATTGACTATATAATAATCTCAAGTCAATCATATATACTATTAACCTCATATTTTGTTGTAGTTCCTGATTTTTTTAACAtcttatagttttttaaaagccTATTTTACTATGAATTTATTGGAAATATATAGATTACAATAAAACATGGAATTATTAGGACACTattcaatgtaatttttttttcttttttgggtcacacctggtgatgc
Coding sequences within:
- the STOX1 gene encoding storkhead-box protein 1 — its product is MARPVQLAPASLALVLCRVEARAAAGAAEEPGGRAVFRAFRRANARCFWNSRLARAASRLAFQGWLGRGVLLVHAPPASLQVLRDAWGRRALRPPRGFRIRALGDVFPVQMNPIAQSQFIPLAEVLCCAISDMNSAQIMVTQESLLEHLKIHYPGIAVPPQDILYTTLGSLIKERKIYHTGEGYFIVTPQTYFITNTTTQENKRGLSDDSHPLPTSITYLVSMGSCAELAKENTSPLSHCQSCRCFPDACAQDVHELLATTEVTGKGQKCLGESKALVRNQAVSVSEEIHVHENTKPVSYAKDREKGKKFGFGLFWRSISRKEKSRTEHTSFSAQFPPEEWPVRDEDNLDNIPRDIEHEIIKRINPILTVDNLIKHTALMQKYEQKKYNSQGTSTDLPIVRHKNSHKEVLKKRQGWSAKPRRQGHLRRDRHKSRGQGSDPNPERIRLQKQPKRLAPQPTSQIKSADEAVEKSVGENMPILGSHVIYKKQINNPFPGLSHRGGPITKGHSVQKTSDLKPSQFGTKGRSVRRSVSLASSNVLTGDIKKQYAEQCNDKMNAEAIYMTNLTVQPTTDELKDHLLSYPQRSALQNGSMCLLRHDAYDERNKALPEVLGKCYSHFDTLGEVEEAQHDLPSPGSSFERKSSVCRFVDKTMYQFQNLALLDYSVGVNHVKPPETQYRDSGELIKKTFIQDTETANLENEGLSDDAQIFYRNGEEEDGACSSLYLDEDDFSEDDDLCQMLSGNLWYSFTGESKENQLGKLKMTERPLTEYNNNTHSFDPQIFNGSKYYKPIQLLTNPAENQKPSHSAESHGLTLGTPSSFNYEEEPSVAKIARALVPTDGNILDCYSKRKTSSEDEALQDTLGDVASWSPSLHNQDMKKQSTQKLELFSTSHMPVLAQNIQREHSHLEGTESHSMAGDSGIDSPRTQSLASNNSVILDGLKRRQNFLQKFEGAKTSQTLSPNSLLQLTPAINV